In the Mycolicibacterium thermoresistibile genome, one interval contains:
- a CDS encoding cobalamin B12-binding domain-containing protein — protein MGAPDSPIRVLVAKPGLDGHDRGAKIVARTLRDAGFEVIYTGIRQRIEDIVSIALQEDVALVGLSILSGAHLALTRRTVEALRAADAGDIAVVVGGTIPQQDVPKLQEVGAAAVFPTGTPLDVLVTEVRKLTGAAADV, from the coding sequence GTGGGCGCGCCGGACAGCCCGATCCGCGTTCTGGTGGCCAAGCCCGGTCTGGACGGCCACGATCGCGGCGCGAAGATCGTCGCCCGGACTCTGCGGGACGCCGGTTTCGAGGTGATCTACACCGGGATTCGGCAGCGGATCGAGGACATCGTCTCGATCGCGTTGCAGGAGGACGTCGCGCTGGTGGGGTTGTCCATCCTCTCCGGTGCCCACCTGGCCCTGACCAGGCGGACAGTGGAGGCGTTACGGGCCGCCGACGCCGGTGACATCGCGGTGGTCGTCGGTGGCACGATTCCGCAGCAGGACGTGCCGAAACTGCAGGAAGTGGGTGCGGCTGCGGTGTTTCCGACGGGTACGCCGCTGGACGTTCTGGTGACCGAGGTCCGGAAGCTGACCGGTGCTGCCGCGGACGTGTGA